A part of Antechinus flavipes isolate AdamAnt ecotype Samford, QLD, Australia chromosome 6, AdamAnt_v2, whole genome shotgun sequence genomic DNA contains:
- the LOC127539602 gene encoding uncharacterized protein LOC127539602 encodes MVAPAGLHKAGTARARQHHSSLDRRHTPAIRPGGGGGGCSGGGTRTTGRAAAPDGAGPDGGCLQSTGHSASLAPQGPEGHAARARLTGHHSSQPDTSGSRRLSEPAPSPLLLSPPRPPYVCLSRSLPECEQLLLLLALLRLLLALLKLLLLLLLLVLVLLLLLLLMLLLLVLLLLPRRAGSAHFRVQTGTTQTANDGPVMQALKWLERALPPRRLFLLSVAPGLLATGEGCGVPRSGEGGGFKAAFLGSDAIASLTPPHPTSPCDVIIWGRRPTSGGGCICLQLAGSSESKDHRTVGFQLEGTS; translated from the coding sequence ATGGTGGCTCCTGCGGGGCTTCACAAGGCAGGCACCGCGCGCGCCCGCCAGCACCATTCCAGCCTCGACCGTCGGCACACTCCGGCCATCCGCCcgggcggcggtggcggcggctgCAGCGGGGGAGGGACAAGGACGACCGGGCGGGCGGCGGCACCGGACGGGGCTGGACCGGACGGGGGCTGCCTCCAGAGCACGGGGCACTCAGCCTCGCTGGCTCCGCAAGGGCCGGAGGGACACGCAGCCCGCGCGCGCCTCACCGGCCACCACAGCTCGCAGCCCGACACCTCTGGCTCTCGCCGCCTCTCGGAGCCCGCCCCGTCTCCGCTGCTTCTCTCTCCTCCACGCCCTCCCTACGTCTGTCTGTCGCGCTCTCTCCCGGAGTGTGaacagctgctgctgctgttagCGCTGCTGAGGCTGCTGTTAGCGCtgctgaagctgctgctgctgctgctgctgctagtgctagtgctgctgctgctgctgttgctaatgctgctgctgctagtaCTGCTGCTGTTGCCGAGACGGGCTGGTTCTGCCCACTTCCGGGTTCAGACTGGGACGACGCAGACGGCTAATGACGGGCCAGTGATGCAAGCCTTGAAGTGGCTGGAGAGAGCCCTCCCTCCGCGCcgcctcttcctcctctctgttGCTCCCGGGCTGCTGGCGACTGGGGAGGGCTGCGGGGTACCCAGGTCGGGCGAGGGGGGAGGGTTCAAAGCAGCCTTCTTAGGGTCTGATGCAATTGCTTCCCTCACCCCCCCTCACCCAACCTCCCCGTGCGACGTAATCATTTGGGGGAGGAGACCCACGTCTGGAGGAGGGTGCATTTGCTTGCAACTAGCAGGATCGAGTGAGTCCAAAGATCATAGAACCGTAGGATtccagctggaagggacctcttAG